The stretch of DNA AAGTTTTTCGATATGCCAAGAGGCACAACACGCATACAAGGTTTACCTCTAGCAAGTTCTCGATGCTCCACCGTACAACATTCCTCACAATTCCACCATCTGACTGATCTTTGCACTCGAATTTCTGGTAGATTTGCCCCACCTGCATTAAtagatccaaaaaaaaaacacaacccTTGTCACAAGGCTTCCAACACTTCCCTCCAAATTACTCAAAACGATTGCATAAACACACAGGTAATAAACAGTAATGGGTCAAATGCACTATACAGAGAAAGCATCTTGTTGATAATGATATACGAGCAGTGGAAACTCATCATCTCCAATAGCTCAAGTGTTCAACCTGTCGAGAGACAGTATAAAGTGAACGGAACTGAACTTAAAAGGCACTTTTCAGCAAGCATTCCTCAGTATCAAACATTCAAAAATGTGGAAGTTCCCAATGTCTCCAGTAGTCCAGTTGATCTCAAATGTAACGGCAAATCCAATTGATTGCTAGGTGATTCCTCTTAGCAGGCAACTAGGCATCCGATTGCAACGAGGAACTAGGCGAGATTGGGTAATGCGCTAAGATACCTGTAGGAGTGGGAGCCTCTCGGCCGCCTCAAACAGCACGAGCACGTCCGACGCCGAGGTGTAGCATAGCCTCCAGGTGCCGTCGAGCGCCGCGAGATCaagcggcgccccctccccggcggcgagctcctccacggccacCTAAACATGACGTACCAAAATCAAATCGAACCCCGTCGCTGTTTCACAAACGGCGCCACGACGCGTGAGTACAGGATGACTCTAGAGTATAAGCAGCAGGCCTCGTACGTACGACGGCCTCCTCGATGGCGGCGCGCTGGTCGGGCCCCGCTGCGAATCCGCGCCGCGTTTCCTGAACCGCGCGCAGCAGCTCGTGCTTCCTCCGCTCCTTGTCCTCCTGCGAAACCAGAGAGCGTCAGAGAACACTTCggggtttgtttttttttttttgcaagaggGGGAGGCGCTCGCGGAGTACGTACGGGGGAAGCCGAAGCAGAGAGCggggccgtggccgccgccgacgcggcgACGAGGGGCTGGCGGAGACGGGGCTCGCGCGGAGGGCGCGAGCGCAGGCGGGAGGCCGGGGGCGGAGACCGCGactgcggcggcgtggccggcaGGCGGCGGAGTGAAgaaagggcggcggcgagcgccatTTTTTTTGCGCTGCTCCTCGGTGGTGAGCACGGGCACAGCCAGCTCGTGGCCTGGCCTTGCTGCTGACATCCCCTCGCGGCCTCACCTGCCATTTACTCCCGTGGGAATCCATAGCTTCGCTTTCGACGGCCTGGATAATATTTGGCACGGAATTTTTACATCTTTACCATTATAatggcgcgtttagttcccaaaaatttcaaCTCGAAATTTGTGCCTCTATCTTTGAACAcgtgtatgaagtactaaatgtagttaaacaacaaaactaattacacagtttggatatacacggcgagatgaatcttttgaacctaattagtgcataattAGCCATAAGTGTTACAGCAACCCacttgtgctaatgatgcggtcaaagtcctcaaaagattcgtctcgcggttcccaagtgagttctgaaattagttttttaattagtgtccgaaaagtccTCTGACATCTGATCAAACTGTTGATTTGACAACtaaaaatttttggtttggaaactaaacacgaCCTAATAATGAACGCACTAGCACTCGACTCGATTACTACTCTTAAAATAATactatatatttatcatttttaTCTCGCGACTCCTTCATTTCTACTACTTTTGTCTACGTGCCACGCTATGTCAGCTAGGGTTTTTTTCCCAACCGGACACCCCAAACCGGAgcactccggttccggtttaccggaccggtttgaccggttaccggtagaaaccagtcaaattcaaatttgaattcaaaaaactcagttcaactggttcgtaccggtataccgaccggctagaccggtttaccggccggtttgaccggtctgaattcaaatccaaatttaaaatgacatgtgtaaccggtttggcccggtataccggccggtttgaccggtttaccggccggtttgattggtttaccaagtgggctttaatgggccgtctcatttttttccttttttgttttaactttaaatgccctaaaagtatgttaaacagatgaatttttcagaaaatttgacaccattatattcgtcgcaccttgaagtgttttaggaattttttgggaattttttatttttttcaaatttaaatttgaatttttaattTGAGCCGATTTGATATCGACCCAAATCGGAACCGGACTAGTTTGACtggtaaaccggaccggttcccaccggttggGTGAACGCTGATGTCATCACGAAACGGTAGAATACGGTCCGCAGGGTGACGTGAAATATCTTGACCGTCCCTGCTCAACTTCTCTCTTATTCCTACAGTTAGATCCCGCAGCTTCTTCTCACTGTTAGATGGGCCACACCCGTCACTGTCAGGTGGGCCACACCCGTCAGCTTCGTCTCCCACCTCCGGCCAGATCGCGCTTGGCGATGACCGACGCCTGCAGCGCCGCCAGCACCGCGTACGCCAGCG from Panicum virgatum strain AP13 chromosome 9K, P.virgatum_v5, whole genome shotgun sequence encodes:
- the LOC120650549 gene encoding probable plastid-lipid-associated protein 10, chloroplastic isoform X2, whose protein sequence is MAGEAARGCQQQGQATSWLCPCSPPRSSAKKMALAAALSSLRRLPATPPQSRSPPPASRLRSRPPREPRLRQPLVAASAAATAPLSASASPEDKERRKHELLRAVQETRRGFAAGPDQRAAIEEAVVAVEELAAGEGAPLDLAALDGTWRLCYTSASDVLVLFEAAERLPLLQVGQIYQKFECKDQSDGGIVRNVVRWSIENLLEDQEGATLMVSAKFVVLSKRNIFLQFEEVAVENIKISEQLQALIAPAILPRSFLSLQILQFLKTFRAQVPVSGPERRSRFPSKCMKKRIQKSLLRNVARVLCHLQGLGPHYPSTQPRTSPSYRSVESCAQIVSGEMIDANVKNFPALVSRDPAFSENPVPASSYFCEEL
- the LOC120650549 gene encoding probable plastid-lipid-associated protein 10, chloroplastic isoform X3; translated protein: MAGEAARGCQQQGQATSWLCPCSPPRSSAKKMALAAALSSLRRLPATPPQSRSPPPASRLRSRPPREPRLRQPLVAASAAATAPLSASASPEDKERRKHELLRAVQETRRGFAAGPDQRAAIEEAVVAVEELAAGEGAPLDLAALDGTWRLCYTSASDVLVLFEAAERLPLLQVGQIYQKFECKDQSDGGIVRNVVRWSIENLLEDQEGATLMVSAKFVVLSKRNIFLQFEEVAVENIKISEQLQALIAPAILPRSFLSLQILQFLKTFRAQVPVSGPERRSPGGLYYLSYLDRDMLLGRSVDGGGVFIFSRAQPLL